One Bacteroidales bacterium genomic window, TAGCTTTATGAAATAATTTATAGGTTATTCTTGTGGTTTAAATAAATAATTGTATTTTTGCATCCCGCTTATTATAACCACTTGTATCATAGGAAAGATCAAGTTATTAACTTAAACAAAGGAGTTTTAGACGTGGACACTTTGAGTTACAAAACGGTATCGGCAAATAAAGCCACTGTTAACAAGGAGTGGGTAGTAATTGATGCCAACAACGAGGTTTTAGGTAGACTTTCAAGTAAAGTAGCCAATATTCTTCGTGGAAAGTACAAAGCCAATTACACCCCACATGTTGACTGCGGTGATAATGTGATTATCATCAATGCTGAGAAAATCCGACTGACAGGGAAGAAATTAACCGACAAGGTTTACATTCGTCATACAGGATTTCCTGGAGGACAGAGATTTTCAACCCCAAAAGAGATGCTTAAGAAACGGCCAATCGCCGTTATCGAACATGCAGTAAAAGGTATGCTCCCAAAAAACAAATTGGCTTCTGCTCTTTATAGAAACCTTTATGTTTATGCTGGTATTGAGCATCCACATGAGGCTCAAAAGCCTAAAGTAATAACCTTAAGTTCATTAAAATAGTAAAGTATGCAGGTACTTAATTCAATAGGTAGACGTAAATCTGCTGTTGCTCGTGTTTATATGAATGAAGGAAAAGGCAACATCACTATTAACGGAAGAGATTTAAAAGAATATTTTCCTTCAGAGTTGATGCAGTACGTAGTAAAACAACCCCTTCAGGTATTAAACTTAACTAGTAATTTCGACTTCAATGTAAATCTTGATGGAGGAGGAGTTAAAGGTCAAGCTGAAGCACTACGTTTAGGAATTGCTCGTGCATTAATTTTGCACAATCCTGAATATAAACCAGCTCTTAAAGCTGAAGGATTTATGACCCGTGATCCACGCGAAGTTGAGCGTAAGAAACCAGGTCAGCCAAAAGCAAGAAAGAGATTCCAGTTCAGCAAACGTTAATCGATTTTTAATAATAATTATTGGCAAGCAGTTTAGGTACTAAATTGCCCAGACTTCCGATATCCGGGGCTACTGAGCGATTGCCATAATTCTAAACTAAATCAAAATGTCTAGGACAAACTTTAATGAGTTACTCGACGCTGGTGTGCATTTTGGCCACCTAAAGCGCAAATGGAACCCCAAAATGGCTCCATACATTTTTATGGAACGCAATGGTATCCATATCATCGACTTACAAAAAACTTCTGTAAAGATTGATGAGGCAGCCGCAGCTCTAAAGCAAATTGCAAAATCAGGACGTAAAGTTCTCTTCGTAGCAACCAAGAAACAAGCGAAAGAAATTGTTGCAGAAAGAGTAAAACAGGTAAACATGCCATACGTTACTGAACGTTGGCCAGGGGGTATGTTAACCAACTTCCCAACCATTCGCAAGGCTGTTAAAAAGATGTCGACAATTGACAAAATGGCTACCGATGGGACTTTTGAAAACATGTCAAAACGCGAAAAACTTCAAATTACCCGTCAACGTGCAAAACTTGAGAAGAACTTAGGTTCCATAGCTGATCTAAACAGACTTCCTGCAGCACTTTTCATAGTTGATGTTCAGAAAGAATACATCGCTGTTCGCGAAGCAAAAAGACTAAACATTCCTGTTTTTGCTATGGTTGATACTTGTTGCGATCCTTCTCTAATTGACTTTGTAATCCCAGCTAATGATGATGCTTCAAAATCAATTTCGTTGATTGTTGATATCATGTCAAAAGCTATTCAGGAAGGTCTTGAGGAGCGTAAAGCAGAGAAAGAAAAAGAACCTGCTCAGAATGAAAGGAAAGATGAGCCAGCCCATCATACTCGTGCCCGCAAAGGTAAAAAACCAATAACAGGTGAAGAGGAAAAACCTGAAGTTGAAGAACCAAAGGCTAATGATGAAGAAAAGGCTGAAGAATAATACTAGTCGAATTTAATAAACTTATAATACAATGGCCGAAGTAACAGCAGCTGATGTTGCAAAATTAAGAAAAGCTTGCGGAGCAGGCATGATGGATTGCAAGAATGCCCTTGTAGAGTCGAATGGTGATTTTGAAAAAGCTATTGAACTTATTCGCGAGCGTGGTAAAGCAATTGCTAACAAACGCGCAGATCGTGAAGCAGGCGAAGGCGTTGCTCTTTCTAAAGTTAACGCAGCAGGCAACCACGGTGCAATGATTGTTCTAAATTGCGAAACAGACTTTGTTGCTAAGAATAATGATTTTATTGCTCTTGCTCAAAGTATGCTAGATGTAGCTCTTGACAAAAAACCAGCTGATCTTGAGGCTTTAAAAGCATTAGAGATTAAAGGTCGTAAGATCGGTGATCTTGTAATGGATCAATCAGGTATTACAGGTGAAAAGTTTGAACTTTCATATTTCGATAAAATTGATGCTGCAAAAGTTGTTGCCTATATACACCCAGGTAACAAACTTGCAACTCTTGTTGGTTTAAACGTTGCTGATGTTGATACACAAGTTGGCAGAGATGTTGCAATGCAAGTTGCAGCAATGAGCCCAGTCTCGATTGATAAAGGTGATGTAACAGAAGAAGTTCGCAAGAAAGAATTCGAAATTGGTCGTGAACAAGCTCGTTTAGAAGGTAAACCAGAAAACATGCTCGATAAAATTGCCGAAGGTAAACTTCAGAAGTTTTATAAAGAGAGCACTCTACTTAACCAAGACTTTGTAAAAGATAACAAGATGACTGTTGGAAGTTATCTAAAATCAGTTAACAAAGAGCTTACAGTAACTGGTTTCAAGAGGGTTTCTTTGAACGCATAAATAAATTTTATATTTCATGAAAAGCCTCGTAAAGTCGAGGCTTTTTTATTATACATCTATTGACCTAACCAACTTTTAAAAGATGTTGCTTTTAATTTACTTATAATAATATCATCTGGAGTGGTCGGTTTAATAATAAGTTTCAACTTTTGGTTTCCATAATTATGAATTTTCTGAATAGATTTTGACGAAATGATAAACTGCCGGTTGGCACGAAAAAAATCGGTTGGATTCAACTCTTCTTCTAACGTATCGAGCGATTCGGCAATAAAATAACGTTTATCTTCATTGGTTACTAACATGGTAACACCATCTTCGGAAAGGAAATAGGCAACATCTTGCCATGAGATTGGAATAAGGCTATCGCCTGAATATACAAGAAAACGTTCACGATGCTTTTTTTGAACCAATCTACTTAGCAACTCATCAAAGTTATTAACCTGACTTTTCTGTTGAATGGTTTTATACTTATCAATACTCTTCTTTAAATCATCAGCGTTTATTGGTTTCAGTAAATAATCGATACTATAGAATTTAAAAGCTCGAATAGCATATTCATCGTACGCTGTTATAAATATGATTGGAATAGTTACATTGAGTTCCTTGAAAATGGTAAAACTCAGATCGTCGGCAAGCTGAATATCAGAAAAAATCAAATCGGGTAAAGGATTAGTTTGAAACCATTCTAAGCCGTTTTTTACGCTCTGAATAATTCCAACAACCTCGGCCGAACTATCGCACTCCTGAATTAACTTCGACAGACGACGATATGCAGGAGCTTCATCCTCTATAATGAGTACTTTCATGGATTAGGCTTCATAATCATCATACACTCTTTCCGTTTCTACCCTTTTTACCAAAGGTATTCGTACAACAAAAGAGTCATCTGTATCTTCAATAATTACATCTTTATTAACCAAAAACCTGTAGCGTTCGCTTATATTGTGCAGACCTACTTTTGTTGTTGAAGGCATGATGGTACGTTTCTGTTTATTGTTTGAAACTACTAATTGCTCTTCGTTGCAAAGTATTTTCACAACCAGCGGAAGATTGCTACTTATTTCATTGTGTTTTACTGCGTTTTCAATGAGCAATTGCACGGTCAGGGGCAAAATATAGTAGCTGATATGATTCTCACAAATATCCAGTTCAACAACTAAATCCTCTTCAAAGCGCATCTTAAGTAAGGTGATGTATGAGTGAGTAAACTTCAACTCGGAGGGCAAATCAATCCATGTATTTTTTTGGCTATTGAGTACATACCTGTAAACCACTGATAATTCCTGAATATAAGCAACCGCCTTGGGGGTATCTTCCTCAACAATCGTTGTAAGTGTATTCAAACTATTAAATAGAAAGTGTGGATTAAGCCTGCTTGTAAGATTTTGGTATTGTGCTTCAATGCTCTCCTTTTTATAGCGTTCTGTTTCAAGTGCCGTTTCTGATAAGCGAAGAAATAAATAATAACCCTCGTAAATAGTATTAATTAGAAAAGTCAGTAGGATTACTGTTAGTATAAGATTTTTCAAATCTAATAAGTCCAGATCACAATATTCTGGCTTTAATGTGAAATAAAAGTCACCAGCATAGTACAAACATAATGTAATTGAAATTGATATTACACATGATATTAATATCTGTATGGCTAATCTTAATCCGAATACAATTCGTCTACAATGCTTTCTGAAAAAATTACTTAAAGCCCTAATACTTATCCAACTTGCAATAACCCCAACAAAGGAAAGAATAAAATGAGCCAAAAATTGAATGCTTATAAGATTAAATGGATATGGGGTAAGAAAAAGTGCCGCCAAAATAGTGAAAGTAGGTATCCCAATAAATTTAATCCATCGTTCAACTTTTAAAAACTCATACTCAAAATGTTTTTCGCAGAAAAGCATAACTTTTAATATTTTCTACAAATCTAAGAATTTAATAATTAAGGAATAGCCAAGTAATTTCCATATAAAATCATCGATGCGATTCAATTTAACTTCATACAGAATTACCTGGCTATATTTCCTACCTTAAATTAACCTATACATAACTATTTTAAAAGCAACTTACACAATACAGGTGTTACAACTCTTGTAAATAACGTGGAACTAATTAGCCCTCCAATTATGGTCAACGCTAACGGTGAAAACATTTCAGAACCTTGCAATGCCAATGGAAGCAAACCTCCTATTGCAGTTAACGTTGTAAGGATAATGGGTATAAATCTTATTTTCCCGGCCGTTTGAATTGCTTCATCCAAACTGGTTCCACTTTCACGCAAATGGTTTGTATAATCTACAAGTATAATAGAATTTTTAACCTCAATACCAATAAGACTTATCATGCCTACAAAAGCAGTAAATGAGAATGAATATCCTGTAATATAAAGCAACACGATACTTCCAATAATTCCAAGAGGAATTGAAGAGGCAACTATCAATGAGCCCTTCACTGTTTTGAACTCCAGAATAAGAATTAGCAGGATTACAAAGAATGTAACGATAATGGCCGTATTCATATTACCAAAGGTTTCCTCACGACTTGCGATTTCTCCGAATGGCTGATATCTATATCCATCTGGTAGTTTCTCCTGATTAAGCTTAGCCAAAACGTTTTTTGTTACTTTATCGGTTAGATACCCAGGGATTACATTTGCACGAACCGTTATACTACGTTCTCTCTGATAATGCTCAATAACATTGAGTGAATTTTGAAATTCAATACTGGCTAGGTGTTTCAAAGGTATTTGTGCTCCGGTTAACGAACCAACATATATTTTATCAAGATCCTCAACTGCTTTTTTCTTATTCCCGCTAAGGGTAAACAGGAGATTATAATCCTTACCATCATCATCGGTGAACTTTCCAATTACCAAACCGGCTATTGCCATACGCACTGCCTTTTCGATCTCCACAACAGGCACGCCAAGCATTCCCGCTTTATCTTTATTAATCCAAATTTTAAGATCAGATACAGAAGATTTTAACGGATTCCTCACAAAGGTTGTTCCTTCGGTGTTTTTCAGTAACGCCTCGCCCCTAAAAGCCAGATTTTTTAAAGTATCCAAATTGGATCCGAAGAAGGCAATTTCAATAGGCGCTTCCTCGGCTGTCCCGTTCTGAAATTCCTTGATTTCGATACGAGCGCCGGGAATACAACTCAACTCATCGCTCAACTTTTTTAAGAAAACTGGAGTTTTATGCTGATCATATTTCTTCAGCTGTACAAAGAGTTGGGCGTAGTTAGGCTTTTCGTTAGCTTGCATCAGATTATAATACACCATCGGATTGCCCTTACCAACATTAGTACAGTAATTTTGCACCTCATCTTTCTTGCTGATTACCATTTCGACATACCGTGCAATGCTATCCGTTTGAATCAGATTTGTTCCTGCCGTAGTTTCAATATTGATAAAAAATTGAGGCTTTTCTGCTTTTGGAAATAGGCTAAAGCCTACAATGGGTAATAGCATAAAACTACCCACAACTGCAATAGCTGAAATCAGTAGGGTTCTAATAGGGTATTTTAGTCCAAGCATTAGCAATTTCTGATAAGGGCCATTGTTAACCTTATTCAGCATTCGTAGAAAGAAATTCTCTTTCTCGTACTCTTTTTCTTTCAGAAAACGCGATGCAATAAATGGTGTTAGAGTAAACGATACCAGCAACGAAGCGGCTAGCGTATAAACAACTGCAATTGGTAAACTTCGAATAAAAGTTCCCGGACCTCCAGGTAGTACCATTAGTGGAACAAAGGCAACAATCATAGTAGCAGTACAACCAAGCACCGCCCAACTTATCTGGGTGGTTGCTTTAAGAGTTGCATCGAATCGACTATAGCCATTCCGCATAAACCGGACAATATTCTCAACTACAACAATGGAATCATCCACCAGTAAGCCTAATGAAATAACTAACCCTACAATAGAAAGTTGATTCAACGAATAGCCAGTTAGGTAAAGCAGTACAACACCTATAAGCAATGATGAAGGAATGGCTACCATTACTATAACTGAGGCTCGTGTACCCAATGGAAGTAGAGTAAGTAATATTAGAAAGATGGCTATACCAAAGTCACGGTATAAGCCAGATAATCGAGAATCGACATTAACCGATTGATCGAATGCCTTTTCGAGTTTCATGGAAGTTGGTATGCTGGGAGCAAAGGCATCTACATTCTTATTCACCGCTTCTACAACTTGAAATATATTGGTTCCAGCTTTCTGGTTTACAGTAATAAATATTGCTTTCTTTCCTTTATATCGCCCGATATGCGTTTGGTCGTTATAATCGAATGATACCTGAGCGATATCCTTAAGGTAAACAACCTTGCCATTTCCAGCATGAATAATGGTATTCTGAATATCAGCCAACGATTTATAGTTTCCCATTGTTTTGATGTTAAACTTACTACGACCCATATCAAGATCTCCACCCGGAATATTCACATTATTACTCTGAATGGCTTGCATAACATTGTTTACTGCAATGCGTTTTTGGGCTAATTTCTGCAGGTCAACCTCAATGCGAATATCCTGTTTTGGGTAAGCCGATATCTCAACCTTTTTAATAGAGGTGGTTTTCTCAATCTCCTTCTTCAACTTTTTCGCCTGCTCCTCCAGCTCACTGTATGGTGCATTATCGGAAACCAGCGCATATTGTAGGATATTGACATTGGTGGTGGACCATCGACCAACCTCCAAACTATACAAATCCGCAGGAAGTTTACTGCGAATATTGTTTACCTGCCTGTTTACCTCATCGTATTTTCTATCGCCATCAACATCAGAATTGAACTCAATATTGATAACAGCAAGCCCATCATTCATGGTGCTGTTCAACTTTTTAATATCCTCCAACTCATTAAGCGATTCTTCCACAGGTTCAACCACAAGTTGTTCCATGTCCTTAGGGCTAGCCCCAGGATAAACAGCTATCAAATAGAAATAAGCAGCAGTAAGAGGTGGATCCTCGCTACGCGGCATGTTAATAAACGAATTAACACCTAGCACTGCCACCATTATGAATACAGTGATAGTTAGCTGATAATTTTTAATTGAAAATTTTGTTAGCATTTCTAGAAATTATTATCGAACAATATTTATCCTTGTACCCTCTTCCATAAAAGCAGCACCCTTTGTAATCACCTGACCTGCTTTACTCAATAGTTCATAAACAGCTATTTCATTATCTTGGATATATGCAACGGTAACTGGTATCTTCTTTGCAGATGTATTATCTGCATTTACAACGTAGACAAAACCTTTATTTCCATTTGCTTCAGCAATGGCATCAGGAGGGATAAGCGACACTCGTTGAGTATTGGAAGAGTTGATTTTTATTGATGCCACCATTCCGTTAATAAACGATGTATCGCCCTGCTTAACGCTTAATTCGATTTCAAATGTACCACTTAGCAGATCAACCACTTCGGCTAGTTGGGTAACTTGTGCTGAAAATTCTTTCCCTTGGTAAGCATCAAAAGTTACTGTTGCCTTATCACCTTTCCTGATGGAAACCATATCCTTATCGGAAATACCTGTTTTAACCACCCATTCATTACTACCTTGCTCACCAAATACAAGAACTGGCATTCCAGGTCCTGTTAATTCATTTTCTTCGGCTAGTATGCTAATAATCTTTCCATTTGCAGGTGCCATAATTCGCGAATATCTCTGATTAAATTCTGCTATATTCTTAGTTTCCAAAGCAGCATCAAATACTGATGTAGCATTTTGCAGTTGCTCAAGAGTTACCACAGAATCAGCGTATAAATTCTTTGCACGTTTTAAATCGCGATCGGCTTTTTCGAAAGCCACTTTTGCCTGCTGAACTTGCGCAGCTATTTCTGTCATATCAAGAGTTGCTAAAAGTTGACCTTTTGAAACCCTACTTCCCTCTTCAACATAAAGCCTATTAATGATACCACCAGTTTTAAAAGATAGTTTACTTATCCGTTTTGATGAAAGCAGACCAGCACATTGGATCGTTCTGGCAGCATCAGTTTCGACGACATGCTGTGCTTCTACACAAACAACCTCTGGAATATTTTCATTTATTGCAGGTTTTTTAGCACATGAAGTAGCTATTAGTACCACAGATACTGCAATCCATAAAAAATGTTTTGTTTTCATAACTTGAAGTTTTTCAATAACGTATTACTATAATTCATATCCAGCGTTGGCTCGTTCCAACTCTGCCAACCTGATCAGCGTTTCAAAGTGAGATACTGCATAATTAATTTGTGAACTGGTCAGCTGGTTACGGGCATCAAGCAAATCGAGCAGCGATTTTTGCCCTTCAGCATAGTGTAGACTTATTACTTTATAATACTCTTTGGAACTGGTTAACGAGCTAAGATTTGCCTTCTCTGTCCGAACAGATGTCTCTAGATTATTTTGCGATAATTGTAGTTGTAAATCAAGCTGCTGTCCTGTCTCAGCATATTTTTTATCCAGTATATCCTTATCAATTCGTGCCTGACTAATCCTTCGACGATTCTGAAGTCCATCAAAAATTTTCCAGCGGAAATCTATTACATTCATAGCATAGCGTTGTTCGCCATTGAACTTATACTGATTTCCCTGATATCCCAAATCAGTAATATTACTAATGGTTGGAATCCAGTATGCTTTTTTCATATTCAAATATATCTGAGATGCATTAACAGCACTCCTAATCTGGGTTAACTCTTCACGTATTTCGACTTCAGCAATAAGAGGTTTAACAGATATTACTTCTTGATTATTCAGCAGTAAACTATCCGTTTTTATCTCGCTTTGTAAAGGTTGATTGATAATAAAATTAAAATAGGATATTGCCGATTTTCTATCATTCTCAGCCTTTGTTAGCTGTGCTTCAACCTGACTTAACTCCGCTCTTATGCGATAAAGTTTATCATTACCAACCATTTGATTCTTCACCAACTTTTCATTTACTCGCAGGGCCTCTGCAACCAATTCGGAAGCACTAGAATACGCCTCAACAACCTTTACCAACTGCAAGTATCGCATATAGGCTATCTTGATTTCCTTCACCAGTTCACGTTTATATACTTTTACTTCGGCTTGAGAGTAGTTTATTTGCTCCTTTTTGAATTTTCGGTTATAGTAAATCTCGGCATTCACCAATGGTACAATAATTTGAATTTTCGTATCGTGATAATCATTGGGAAGAAATTGTATTTTCTGATTGTCTATTTGAGGAAAGTTGCCCTGTTGTCCAATGTTTTGTAACAGTTGGTTTAGAGAAGAATATACTGGGTTAAGCAAATCACCAATGGGCAGATTAACAGAGCGACCACCGCTTGCAAGCATATACTGAGCATTCAACGAAACCGAAGGATAAAATAGCCCATTGGCCTCCTTCAACGCTTGCAGGCTTTTTTCAAGATTGAGGCTCTTCTGCTGAAGTGCAAGATTATTCCCTAAGCCCTGACTTATATACGATTTCAGAATAAGGCTCGATTGCGCCTTAGCAACCTGAATTGTAATTAGAAGAACACAAACAAAAAACACTAAACGATTCATGACATAATAATTTTATGCCACAAAAGTCGAGTTGTTTACTTATGCTTCCTATAAAAAACCTGTGAGGTGGATAAAATTGGAGGTGAGATGGATATTGACCGTCTATTTTGGGCTTAACAAAAAATGAACCTCCCCTTCGCAAGTGGTATGGAATTAACCCTTAAAGATTAACATTGAACTTAGTGGTCATCCAACCATGCTATACAACCCGAACAGGAGTATCGCTAAATGCATGGAAATTTCAATTTTCCATGAAAAATCAAAAGATGCTAGGGTTTTTCTATTTTATAGATCCTACAAAATTTATAAATCCTTAAACATCATACAGAAAAAAATTTTACTAGTTTTGAATGTTTAATACGATTTTATGAAAAGGAAATTGCTTTTTATCTCTCTTTTAACCATTTTATACAGTTCTTTAATACCAAATAAGACTTATTCACAAGCCGATACCGAATTTTGGTTCGTAGTGCCTGAAATTAGTGTTAACCATGGCTTTCCAGGGGGAATTCCCGCAAGTCTAAATTTTGCAACATCCAATTTACCTGCAACGATAACGGTAAGAATGCCAGCCAATCCAGTCCAATTTCCAGATATTGTTATAAACATTCCTGCCAATTCTGCTTACTCTTTAGATCTTTCAAATTGGATCTATTCCTCTAATACAGAGCAAAATAAACTTGAAAATAAACCACTTAATGCTTCGGGCATTAATAATTTTGGTCTTTATATAACATCTACAAGACCAATTACAGCCTATTATGATTTAAATAACGCTTACAATACTGATATCTGGGTACTTAAAGGTAAAAATGCGTTGGGTACAGATTTTTACACTCCTTTTCAAACGCATGGAGCCAATGGCAACTATGGTGCTCCTGATGCAACAGCACAACCTTATTCTGCTATTGATATTGTAGCTACAGAGAATAATACAACCGTAGTAGTTACTCCTACAAAAAATGCTAGTTATGGTAATTCTGGTTTTACAATTATTGCGAACACACCAAAAACTTTTATTCTCAATAAGGGTCAAACCTTATCAATTTTTCCTGAAAATAAAAGTCAATTAGCTGCTAATAGGTTGGCGGGCACCCATATTACATCCGATAAGCCAATTGCAATAACACTCAAGGACGACACAGCCAATCATTCAACGGGTGGTTGTAAAGATGTCATTGGTGATCAGATTATCCCGGTAAATTTAACTGGTGCTGAGTATATTGTGATGAGAACTTTCTTAACCAATAATGACTTTGTTTATGTTGTTGCAACTCAAAATGCTACACCTATATACATTGATGGAGTTCTAACTGCTACATTAAATGCAGGGCAACAATATCAAATTCAATTTCTCGCTACCCATCCAACAGGATTCATGAAGATTGCATCGCATTTAAATGTCACTGATCCATATAAACCTTTCTACGTTTTTCATGTTGGTGGTTTTGGTTGTGAACAAGGCGGAACAATAATTCCACCTATTGATGGTTGTACAGGTAGCCCAGCAATTGATATCAACCGTACAAGAACAACCCCATATTATCTCACGATTATGGTAAGGGATAATGCTCAGGACGGTTTTTTAATCGATGGAGTTGTGCGAAATGATCTAATTCCACCCGCTTCATTTCAACTTGTTCCAGGAACTTCTTGGAGGGTGGCCAGACTTGGTAGTTTTTCTACAATGAATTTAAGCTTAGGGCATCACAAAATATCTAACATTAAGGATATGTTCCACCTAGGCGTTGTTAATGGGGATGCGGCTAGCAGTTGTAAATATGGTTTCTTTTCGGACTTCAATAAATTTGCTCCTGAAGCACTTATCGTTGAAACCGGAGGGTCTGGTGGCTATTTTTGCTATGGTGACTCTGCTCAACTTTTTGCTTACGGGGGAATTAGCTATAATTGGACTCCAACCGATTTTCTTAACGATCCTCAAAGTTCTTTCCCTATTGCAAGAAATTTAACCCATTCGATAAAATACAAGGTAGTTATTACTGGTGCATGCAACCTAAAAGATTCGTCAGAGATTGAGTTGATTGTTGGAAAATTCATTGACTCAAAGTTTAATACGGATGTTATTGAAGGATGCTCTCCCC contains:
- a CDS encoding TolC family protein: MNRLVFFVCVLLITIQVAKAQSSLILKSYISQGLGNNLALQQKSLNLEKSLQALKEANGLFYPSVSLNAQYMLASGGRSVNLPIGDLLNPVYSSLNQLLQNIGQQGNFPQIDNQKIQFLPNDYHDTKIQIIVPLVNAEIYYNRKFKKEQINYSQAEVKVYKRELVKEIKIAYMRYLQLVKVVEAYSSASELVAEALRVNEKLVKNQMVGNDKLYRIRAELSQVEAQLTKAENDRKSAISYFNFIINQPLQSEIKTDSLLLNNQEVISVKPLIAEVEIREELTQIRSAVNASQIYLNMKKAYWIPTISNITDLGYQGNQYKFNGEQRYAMNVIDFRWKIFDGLQNRRRISQARIDKDILDKKYAETGQQLDLQLQLSQNNLETSVRTEKANLSSLTSSKEYYKVISLHYAEGQKSLLDLLDARNQLTSSQINYAVSHFETLIRLAELERANAGYEL